One Deltaproteobacteria bacterium DNA segment encodes these proteins:
- a CDS encoding TetR family transcriptional regulator, with amino-acid sequence MKIADKHQKILQASIKVFARNGFFNSRISEIAKEANVADGTIYLYFNNKYDILIAIFEEEMGKIIARIKQELAEIKNPAEKLERFALLHLQLVEENRDLAEVIQVEIRQSTKFMKDYRNKKFAEYLNIISQIVRQGQEEKIFRADILPGIFKRAYFGALDEMSRFWVLSGKKKYSVSTAAKEISAFFLQGILVREPDTSQSDVTVEA; translated from the coding sequence GTGAAGATCGCCGACAAACATCAAAAAATCCTTCAGGCATCCATCAAGGTCTTCGCCAGAAACGGTTTTTTCAATTCCCGCATATCCGAGATCGCCAAGGAAGCAAATGTCGCGGACGGGACCATTTATCTCTATTTCAACAACAAATATGACATTCTCATTGCGATCTTCGAAGAGGAGATGGGAAAGATCATCGCCCGGATCAAACAAGAACTTGCCGAGATCAAGAATCCGGCGGAAAAGCTCGAACGATTTGCCCTTCTTCATCTACAACTCGTAGAGGAGAACAGGGATCTTGCCGAGGTCATCCAGGTGGAAATCCGGCAAAGCACAAAGTTCATGAAGGATTATCGCAACAAAAAGTTTGCTGAATACCTCAATATCATCTCCCAGATTGTCCGACAGGGTCAGGAAGAAAAGATCTTTCGGGCCGATATCCTGCCTGGGATCTTCAAGCGTGCCTATTTCGGCGCCCTTGATGAAATGTCACGATTCTGGGTCCTTTCCGGAAAGAAAAAATACAGTGTCTCTACGGCGGCCAAGGAAATCAGTGCCTTTTTTCTCCAGGGTATCCTGGTACGAGAGCCGGATACAAGCCAGTCTGACGTGACCGTGGAGGCATGA
- the hisS gene encoding histidine--tRNA ligase, whose translation MGADLPTAPVHGRLHPQIPRPVGLCCEIERLSAYLTDSGLFHLTVKRSQRPRGGVHSVSFKAVRGFKDILPGEVPRWIHAENTARRIFRAFGFQEIRPPMLEYVEVFTRGIGQHTDIVEKEMYAFTDKNGENVCLRPEATGGVLRAVIENGLANESPILRLFTLGPMFRHERPQKGRLRQFHQMNSEVIGSHSPRADAEVIWLAWEILRACSSAELILDINSLGCPVCRPTYRRVLQDFLEKNAGDLCQDCARRRMTNPLRVLDCKNEVCKSIVALAPHMETYLCPACAGHHEKVREALDSIGIPSRDNPFLVRGLDYYVRTAFEISSPVLGAQSTVAAGGRYDGLLKAMEGPDLPGVGMAVGLERLLLLEEGPNVSVSSTGPDLFVAYLDDESFNIALPWILEWRRRGISVLLPHETAGLKTFMKQADRAHARFVFIVGEEERTRREGILRDMATRRQSPIPFDSAVAAVATILEETL comes from the coding sequence ATGGGGGCAGATTTGCCGACGGCGCCCGTCCATGGGCGCCTCCATCCACAAATACCCCGGCCCGTAGGCTTATGCTGTGAAATCGAAAGGTTGAGTGCATATCTCACGGATTCAGGTCTGTTTCATCTGACTGTAAAAAGATCACAACGACCACGAGGTGGGGTTCATAGCGTGTCTTTCAAGGCTGTACGAGGTTTTAAGGATATCCTGCCTGGGGAGGTGCCCCGGTGGATCCATGCAGAAAATACGGCCCGCAGGATCTTTCGGGCATTTGGTTTCCAGGAGATCCGCCCGCCGATGCTCGAATACGTCGAGGTCTTTACTCGAGGCATCGGCCAGCATACGGACATCGTGGAAAAGGAGATGTATGCCTTCACGGACAAAAACGGCGAAAATGTCTGTCTGCGTCCCGAGGCGACGGGCGGGGTGTTGCGGGCGGTCATTGAGAACGGCCTTGCCAATGAGTCCCCGATCCTGAGGCTTTTCACGCTTGGTCCCATGTTTAGGCACGAAAGACCCCAGAAGGGGAGGCTTCGCCAGTTCCACCAGATGAACTCGGAGGTCATTGGGTCCCATTCTCCCCGTGCGGACGCAGAGGTAATCTGGCTTGCATGGGAGATCCTACGGGCGTGTTCATCCGCGGAGTTGATCCTTGACATAAATTCTCTCGGGTGTCCGGTCTGTCGGCCTACGTACCGGAGGGTCCTTCAGGACTTTTTGGAGAAGAACGCAGGTGACCTGTGTCAGGACTGTGCAAGACGCAGGATGACCAACCCACTTCGTGTCCTGGACTGCAAAAACGAGGTTTGCAAGTCCATCGTCGCCTTGGCCCCCCACATGGAGACGTACTTGTGTCCTGCCTGCGCCGGACATCACGAAAAGGTTCGCGAGGCCCTGGATTCGATCGGCATCCCAAGCCGGGACAATCCTTTCCTGGTCCGGGGCCTTGACTATTACGTTCGGACCGCGTTCGAGATCTCTTCCCCGGTCCTGGGCGCCCAATCCACGGTTGCTGCAGGCGGACGCTATGACGGGCTTTTAAAGGCCATGGAGGGACCGGATCTGCCAGGCGTGGGAATGGCTGTGGGTCTTGAGAGGCTTCTTCTTTTGGAAGAGGGTCCGAATGTATCGGTTTCTTCCACCGGCCCCGATCTTTTCGTGGCCTATCTCGACGACGAGTCCTTCAATATAGCCCTTCCGTGGATCCTTGAATGGAGGAGGCGGGGGATATCGGTACTCTTGCCCCACGAGACCGCAGGACTCAAGACATTCATGAAGCAGGCCGATCGTGCGCACGCCCGGTTTGTCTTCATCGTCGGGGAAGAGGAACGTACAAGGAGAGAGGGGATACTGAGGGACATGGCGACCCGCAGACAGTCGCCGATCCCATTTGACTCGGCTGTCGCCGCCGTTGCAACAATTCTCGAGGAAACCCTATGA
- a CDS encoding radical SAM protein, producing the protein MKILPGWDKKKNPERGVIRKRWHGRVTCALVFPEPYGVGMANLGLQTLYSLLNASENILAERFFSPKEKGPLGQAAQWLSEESRRPLRDFDLILFSLSFESSYIGVLKAIVDAGITLRSIERGCAEPVVLAGGVATFINPEPIAPFVDAFLLGEFEGIAPVFLDFLPRLLDRSEKRRDRLAAMAQSVPGTYVPGLYHPIFDSSGCFISWDREDDLPAPVPVVKAPEGLTDVPHTAILSPHAAFPEMFCVELVRGCGRGCRFCAAGFVYRPPRMWPMDAIRKTLKDAPDSCPIGLVGLEYMGRPGVEELCESLLGDGRRLAFSSLRVDELTPAFTRLLKRSGAKTATVAPEAGSEGLRRTLNKHLREEGILRGVETLAQAGIPNVKLYFMLGLPGEEDEDAEEIARLVGRIRETLAFRGKGRGRVSRVSVSVSIFVPKPWTPFQWAPFADVKVLKGRIVQLKRAIGRLPGITLSIESQRDALRQAVIARGDRRLAPVLEAVAVKEISFHRAVIENGLSSEMFIRKRDPLDAFPWEIVGHPVRRGYLLAEWNRALSGEETPFCDTTVCKRCGACGGHRTETGPWTKISQNSPR; encoded by the coding sequence TTGAAGATCTTGCCCGGATGGGACAAGAAGAAGAATCCTGAGCGCGGGGTCATCCGAAAGAGATGGCACGGGAGGGTCACCTGCGCCCTCGTTTTTCCCGAGCCCTATGGGGTCGGGATGGCGAACCTGGGTCTCCAGACCCTCTATTCCCTCCTCAATGCCTCAGAAAACATCCTTGCCGAGCGTTTTTTCAGTCCGAAGGAAAAAGGCCCGTTAGGACAAGCGGCCCAGTGGCTCTCTGAGGAAAGCCGTCGGCCCCTGCGGGACTTCGATCTCATTCTCTTTTCCTTGAGTTTCGAGTCTTCCTATATCGGGGTCTTAAAGGCCATTGTTGATGCGGGTATAACGCTGAGGTCGATCGAACGCGGGTGTGCCGAGCCTGTCGTCCTTGCAGGCGGTGTCGCTACATTCATCAATCCCGAGCCCATCGCCCCGTTTGTGGATGCCTTTCTTCTAGGGGAATTCGAGGGGATTGCGCCTGTTTTCCTCGATTTTCTCCCTCGCCTTCTCGATCGATCGGAGAAAAGGCGTGATAGGCTCGCTGCCATGGCGCAGAGCGTCCCTGGGACCTATGTCCCAGGTCTTTACCATCCCATCTTCGATTCATCGGGATGCTTTATCAGCTGGGACAGGGAGGATGACCTTCCTGCTCCTGTTCCGGTTGTGAAGGCGCCTGAGGGACTGACAGATGTCCCCCATACGGCGATTCTCTCCCCCCATGCCGCCTTCCCTGAGATGTTTTGCGTAGAACTCGTCCGGGGCTGCGGCAGGGGATGCCGGTTCTGTGCTGCGGGTTTTGTCTACCGGCCTCCGAGGATGTGGCCCATGGACGCGATCCGCAAGACATTGAAGGATGCCCCGGATTCCTGTCCCATTGGGCTCGTCGGGCTTGAATACATGGGACGTCCTGGCGTGGAGGAACTCTGCGAGTCACTCCTTGGGGATGGGCGACGTCTCGCCTTTTCCTCGCTTCGCGTGGATGAGCTGACGCCTGCCTTTACCCGGCTTCTCAAACGGTCCGGGGCGAAGACGGCGACAGTCGCCCCTGAGGCAGGGTCCGAAGGTTTGAGGCGGACGCTGAACAAACATCTTCGCGAAGAGGGCATTCTCCGCGGCGTGGAGACCTTGGCACAGGCCGGAATCCCAAACGTGAAGCTCTATTTCATGCTCGGGCTTCCTGGAGAAGAGGACGAAGATGCAGAGGAAATCGCCCGTCTGGTGGGGCGGATACGGGAGACCCTCGCCTTTCGTGGAAAGGGACGGGGCCGGGTGTCACGTGTCTCGGTTTCCGTCAGCATCTTCGTTCCAAAGCCGTGGACCCCGTTTCAGTGGGCCCCTTTCGCGGATGTAAAGGTCCTAAAGGGTAGGATCGTACAGCTCAAGCGGGCCATTGGTCGCCTGCCTGGCATTACCCTTTCCATCGAGTCCCAGAGGGACGCCCTCCGTCAGGCCGTAATTGCCAGGGGGGACAGGCGTCTCGCCCCGGTCCTTGAGGCCGTCGCAGTGAAAGAAATCTCTTTTCATCGGGCAGTTATAGAAAACGGCCTCTCGTCCGAGATGTTTATCAGGAAACGGGATCCTCTCGATGCCTTTCCGTGGGAGATCGTGGGGCATCCTGTCCGCAGGGGATATCTCCTTGCGGAATGGAATCGCGCCCTTAGTGGAGAAGAGACCCCTTTTTGCGATACTACCGTTTGTAAACGCTGCGGTGCGTGCGGAGGGCACCGAACGGAAACCGGGCCATGGACAAAGATATCGCAAAACTCGCCCAGATAA
- the aspS gene encoding aspartate--tRNA ligase — protein sequence MYESMYGMKRTHDCASLTEGHIGLEVVLMGWVLRRRDHGGLIFVDLRDRMGITQVVFSPEVAPAAHEKAHALRSEYVIAVRGTVTKRPEGMENPKLLTGAIEISCTELRILNSSQPPPFPLDEEGEVSEAIRLKYRYLDLRRPRMVEAIRIRHEVCQAVREYLNNRGFFEIETPMLTRSTPEGARDYLVPCRLSPGSFYALPQSPQLYKQILMISGLERYYQIVRCFRDEDLRADRQPEFTQLDMELSFVEEDDIIALVEGLVSHVFEKAIGRVLTRPFPCLSYDEAMERFGTDRPDMRFGLELRDVSDVAQTCAFEVFRRAVSSGGVVKAVNAKGMGDLSRKEIDELAEHAAAFGAKGLAWVKIREDGSWQSPIAKFFSPEEMRQIGRHLEASSGDILFFGADRKSVVSKVLGELRLELARRRGLIPQDVFSFVWIRDFPLFESDEELGRLQAVHHPFTAPREEDLDLLETEPFRVRARAYDLVLNGTEIGGGSIRIHRPDIQERVFRALSLPDEEAREKFGFLIEALSYGAPPHGGIAFGLDRLVMLMTGRETIRDVIAFPKTQKGQCLLTQAPAPVSMTQLVELSLKPGWD from the coding sequence ATGTATGAATCCATGTATGGCATGAAAAGGACGCACGATTGTGCAAGTCTCACGGAAGGACACATCGGCCTTGAGGTGGTCCTCATGGGCTGGGTCCTTCGGAGGCGGGACCACGGAGGGCTCATTTTTGTGGATCTCCGGGACCGTATGGGGATCACCCAGGTGGTGTTTTCTCCAGAGGTGGCCCCTGCAGCCCACGAAAAGGCCCATGCCCTGAGATCCGAATATGTAATCGCCGTAAGAGGCACGGTTACCAAAAGGCCGGAGGGCATGGAAAACCCCAAGCTCCTGACGGGTGCGATCGAGATCTCCTGCACTGAGCTCAGGATCCTCAATTCTTCTCAGCCTCCGCCGTTTCCCCTCGACGAGGAAGGGGAGGTCTCCGAGGCGATCCGCCTGAAATACCGTTACCTCGACCTCAGGCGCCCCCGCATGGTGGAGGCCATCCGCATCCGCCACGAGGTCTGTCAGGCCGTGCGGGAATATCTCAACAACCGGGGTTTTTTCGAGATCGAGACCCCAATGCTTACCCGGAGCACGCCAGAAGGGGCCCGAGACTATCTCGTGCCGTGCAGGCTCTCTCCCGGGTCGTTTTACGCCCTTCCCCAGTCGCCTCAGCTCTACAAGCAGATCCTCATGATCTCGGGCCTTGAGAGGTACTACCAGATCGTCCGCTGCTTTCGGGACGAAGACCTCCGGGCCGACCGACAGCCCGAGTTCACCCAGCTCGATATGGAACTGTCCTTTGTGGAGGAGGATGATATCATTGCCTTGGTTGAGGGGCTTGTCTCCCATGTTTTTGAAAAGGCCATCGGGCGGGTCCTGACCCGTCCCTTCCCCTGCCTGTCCTACGATGAGGCCATGGAACGCTTCGGAACCGACCGGCCTGACATGCGGTTCGGCCTTGAGCTGCGGGACGTTTCGGATGTGGCCCAAACATGTGCCTTCGAGGTCTTTCGGCGCGCCGTCTCCTCCGGTGGCGTAGTAAAGGCCGTGAACGCCAAGGGTATGGGGGATCTCTCCCGCAAGGAGATTGACGAACTCGCTGAACACGCCGCTGCCTTCGGGGCAAAGGGGCTTGCCTGGGTCAAGATCAGGGAGGACGGTTCATGGCAGTCCCCCATTGCCAAATTTTTCAGCCCCGAGGAGATGAGGCAGATCGGGAGGCATCTTGAGGCCTCTTCAGGGGACATCCTTTTCTTTGGCGCGGACCGGAAATCAGTGGTTTCGAAGGTACTCGGGGAGTTGAGACTCGAGCTCGCCAGGCGACGCGGCCTCATCCCCCAGGACGTCTTCTCCTTCGTCTGGATAAGGGATTTCCCCCTTTTCGAGTCAGATGAGGAACTCGGAAGGCTTCAGGCAGTTCATCATCCCTTCACCGCGCCTCGGGAAGAGGATCTTGACCTTCTCGAGACCGAACCCTTTCGCGTACGCGCCAGGGCCTATGATTTGGTCCTCAACGGGACGGAGATCGGGGGCGGGAGCATCCGTATACACCGGCCAGATATCCAGGAGAGGGTCTTTCGCGCCCTTTCACTACCGGACGAGGAGGCGAGGGAGAAGTTCGGCTTTCTCATCGAGGCCCTGTCTTACGGCGCCCCACCACACGGGGGGATCGCCTTCGGACTTGATCGGCTCGTCATGCTCATGACCGGCAGAGAGACGATCCGGGATGTCATCGCCTTTCCAAAGACCCAGAAGGGACAGTGCCTCCTCACCCAGGCCCCTGCCCCCGTGTCCATGACCCAGCTCGTCGAGCTTTCCCTCAAGCCGGGCTGGGACTGA
- a CDS encoding valine--tRNA ligase has product MAEKRQGTTLDKAYEFRDVEPRWLEKWNANAIFTADPSSGKPAFSMVIPPPNVTGVLHIGHALNNTLQDILARYKRMDGFAVLWVPGTDHAGIATQNVVERQLAQEGISRHDLGRRRFIERVWDWKAKSGGRIIEQLKRLGCSCDWTRERFTMDEGLSRAVREVFVRLYEEGLIYRGDYIINWCPRCHTALADIEVEHEPREGRIWRIRYPVADMDDSIVVATTRPETMLGDTAVAVHPEDDRYRHLIGAEILLPLTDRRIPVIADEAVDRGFGTGAVKVTPAHDFNDFEMARRHDLPAINIFDEDARTTAEAGRFAGLDRLEARKQVLEALEELGLLVGEEPHAHAVGTCYRCRTIVEPRLSRQWFVRMSELAAPALDAVKRGDTDLIPSTWFRTFEEWMTNIRDWCISRQIWWGHQIPAWTCASCGEIVVARQTPLVCPSCGSTELAQEEDVLDTWFSSALWPFSTLGWPDSTPELGKFYPTSVLVTSFDILFFWVARMMMMGIHFMGQVPFRHVYLHALVRDAQGQKMSKSKGNVIDPLEVMERYGTDAVRFTLAVLAAQGRDIKLADDRIEGYRHFVNKIWNASRFVLMNLGENPPAPPDASLIKGSPEFVAERWILSRLNRTIRTVRDALDAFEFDVACRQIYQFFWHEYCDWYLELAKPALSGSDPKKRECARSVASAILESSLRLLHPIMPFVTEELWHHLPGTEGFLAEAAYPRPSAQWEDPEAESEISRLIEILTRLRNLRSELNIHPGASIPLVAIPHSEAARRLIEDHRSALTALARVGNMTIEKGDSERPTGSAAVILADMELFVPLAGLVDIEGELEKLEKEKKKLEAEAAKTSARLENANFVSKAPSEVVAKERERLQTARERLSKITSHQELLISLSRP; this is encoded by the coding sequence ATGGCCGAAAAACGACAAGGAACAACCCTCGACAAGGCTTACGAATTCCGTGACGTGGAACCCCGGTGGCTCGAGAAATGGAACGCTAACGCCATCTTTACGGCCGACCCCTCATCCGGGAAACCCGCCTTTTCCATGGTCATCCCGCCACCCAACGTCACCGGGGTCCTTCACATCGGCCATGCCCTGAACAACACCCTCCAGGACATCCTTGCCCGCTATAAACGGATGGACGGGTTTGCCGTACTCTGGGTCCCTGGGACGGACCACGCAGGTATTGCCACCCAGAACGTGGTGGAAAGGCAGCTTGCACAGGAAGGCATCAGCCGCCACGACCTTGGTCGCAGACGCTTCATAGAGAGGGTCTGGGATTGGAAGGCCAAAAGCGGAGGCCGGATCATAGAACAGCTCAAGAGGCTGGGATGCTCGTGTGACTGGACGCGCGAACGATTCACCATGGACGAGGGGCTCTCCCGGGCGGTTCGAGAGGTGTTCGTCCGTCTCTACGAGGAAGGGCTCATCTACAGGGGAGACTACATCATCAACTGGTGCCCCAGGTGTCACACGGCCCTCGCAGACATCGAAGTGGAGCACGAACCAAGGGAAGGCCGAATCTGGCGCATCCGCTATCCGGTCGCGGACATGGATGACTCGATCGTGGTGGCAACGACGCGGCCCGAGACCATGCTCGGAGACACGGCAGTGGCCGTCCATCCGGAGGATGACAGGTACCGTCACTTGATCGGCGCAGAAATCCTCCTGCCGCTAACAGATCGGCGGATCCCTGTGATCGCAGACGAGGCCGTGGACCGGGGGTTCGGTACGGGTGCCGTCAAGGTGACGCCTGCCCACGACTTCAACGACTTCGAAATGGCCCGCAGACACGATCTGCCTGCGATCAACATCTTCGATGAGGACGCCCGCACCACTGCAGAAGCCGGGAGGTTCGCCGGGCTCGACCGCCTGGAGGCCAGAAAACAGGTCCTTGAGGCCCTGGAGGAACTCGGCCTGCTCGTGGGGGAGGAACCCCACGCGCATGCGGTCGGGACGTGCTACCGCTGCCGGACCATCGTCGAACCCCGTCTCTCCCGCCAGTGGTTCGTCCGTATGAGCGAGCTTGCCGCTCCCGCCCTCGATGCCGTAAAACGGGGGGACACGGATCTCATCCCTTCGACCTGGTTTCGGACCTTCGAGGAGTGGATGACGAACATCCGCGACTGGTGCATATCCCGACAGATCTGGTGGGGCCACCAGATACCGGCCTGGACCTGTGCGTCGTGCGGCGAAATAGTGGTCGCCAGACAGACACCTCTCGTCTGCCCCAGTTGCGGCTCCACGGAACTTGCCCAGGAAGAAGACGTCCTCGACACCTGGTTCAGCTCGGCCCTCTGGCCCTTTTCCACCCTCGGATGGCCCGACTCCACGCCAGAGCTCGGAAAATTCTATCCGACCTCGGTCCTCGTCACGAGCTTCGACATCCTCTTTTTCTGGGTGGCCCGAATGATGATGATGGGTATACACTTCATGGGGCAGGTCCCATTCCGGCACGTTTATCTCCACGCCCTTGTCCGGGACGCCCAGGGCCAGAAGATGAGCAAGTCCAAAGGCAACGTCATCGACCCCCTCGAGGTCATGGAACGGTACGGGACTGATGCAGTCCGGTTCACCCTTGCGGTCCTCGCGGCCCAGGGTCGAGACATCAAGCTCGCGGACGACAGGATCGAAGGCTACCGCCACTTCGTGAACAAGATCTGGAACGCCTCCAGGTTCGTCCTCATGAACCTTGGCGAGAATCCACCTGCCCCACCTGACGCCTCGCTCATCAAAGGGTCGCCGGAGTTTGTGGCCGAACGCTGGATCCTCTCCCGTCTTAACCGAACGATCCGCACGGTCCGAGACGCCCTCGACGCCTTTGAATTCGATGTTGCCTGCCGGCAGATCTATCAATTTTTCTGGCACGAGTACTGCGACTGGTATCTGGAGCTGGCAAAACCCGCCCTTTCAGGTTCCGACCCCAAGAAACGGGAATGTGCCAGATCTGTGGCCTCTGCAATACTCGAGTCATCACTGCGACTTCTCCATCCCATCATGCCCTTCGTTACCGAAGAGCTGTGGCATCACCTGCCTGGCACGGAGGGTTTTCTCGCTGAAGCTGCCTATCCAAGGCCCTCGGCCCAATGGGAAGACCCGGAGGCAGAGTCAGAGATCAGCCGTCTCATAGAGATCCTGACCCGTCTTCGAAACCTCCGATCCGAACTCAACATCCATCCTGGTGCCTCCATACCCCTCGTCGCCATCCCCCACTCTGAGGCCGCACGCCGCCTCATCGAAGACCACCGAAGTGCCCTTACGGCCCTCGCTCGGGTGGGAAACATGACGATCGAAAAAGGAGACAGCGAGCGCCCCACGGGTTCGGCTGCGGTGATACTCGCGGACATGGAACTCTTTGTCCCGCTTGCCGGGCTCGTGGACATAGAGGGAGAACTGGAAAAACTCGAGAAGGAAAAGAAAAAACTCGAGGCCGAGGCCGCAAAGACAAGCGCCAGACTCGAGAACGCAAACTTCGTCTCCAAGGCCCCATCCGAGGTGGTGGCTAAGGAACGGGAACGGCTCCAAACCGCCCGGGAACGACTCTCCAAGATCACCTCCCACCAGGAGCTCCTCATCTCCCTCTCCCGGCCATGA
- a CDS encoding histone-lysine N-methyltransferase has protein sequence MAKWNPERRLLDHVPTRPWTRGIEEVAKPNLMRDIFPYDEVCRIDFDHHYLVPSPSEDMYVTDTTFRDGQQARPPYTVDQIVTIFDFLHRLGGPNGIIRQSEFFLYTDKDKGAVERCRERGYEFPEITGWIRANRQDLKLVKEMGIQETGILTSVSDYHIFLKLGKTRAQALEDYLSIVKAALELGIRPRCHFEDVTRADIYGFCIPFAIELMRLRQESGIDIKIRLCDTLGYGVTYPGAALPRSVPKIVRAFIEKGGVPGHLLEWHGHNDFHKALINATTAWLFGCGAVNGTLLGFGERTGNTPIEALLIERIALRGSNDGIDTLAITEVAEYFEKKLGYHIPRNYPLVGADFNATSAGIHADGLLKNEEIYNIFDTNKILGRPVSVIVSDKSGTAGIAHWVNTHLGLNGENAIDKRHPGIVRIYKKVMAQYEEGRVTSMSHDEMLALARKYLPEYFPSEFDSFRAKAKELAFDIVANLVEQPEIRTMKAELIEPVLRRVIDDFPFIQFIYVVNMDGRKITENVTRIEFRAKYANFQLDADFSDREWFIQPIEDGKVHMTDFYTSKITGALCVTVSAPIRDDKDEIIGVLGIDIRIEDLARMGQEEES, from the coding sequence ATGGCAAAATGGAACCCTGAAAGAAGACTTCTTGATCATGTCCCCACACGGCCCTGGACCCGCGGAATCGAGGAGGTGGCCAAGCCCAACCTCATGCGGGATATCTTCCCGTATGACGAGGTCTGCCGCATCGATTTCGATCATCACTATCTCGTGCCGTCGCCGTCCGAAGACATGTATGTCACGGATACCACCTTTCGTGACGGTCAACAGGCGCGGCCGCCCTACACGGTGGATCAGATCGTCACGATCTTCGATTTTCTTCACAGGCTCGGGGGGCCGAACGGAATCATCCGCCAGTCCGAGTTCTTCCTTTACACGGACAAGGACAAGGGCGCAGTCGAGCGCTGCAGGGAACGCGGTTACGAATTTCCCGAGATTACGGGATGGATACGGGCGAACCGGCAGGATCTGAAGCTCGTCAAGGAGATGGGGATCCAGGAAACTGGGATCCTCACGTCCGTTTCCGACTATCATATCTTTTTGAAACTCGGCAAGACCCGTGCCCAGGCCCTCGAGGACTACCTTTCCATAGTGAAGGCCGCCCTCGAATTGGGTATTCGGCCCCGCTGCCACTTCGAAGACGTGACACGGGCCGACATCTACGGTTTTTGTATCCCGTTCGCCATCGAGCTCATGAGGCTTCGGCAGGAGTCCGGGATCGACATCAAGATCCGGCTATGCGATACCTTGGGCTACGGTGTCACATATCCTGGGGCCGCCCTTCCCCGAAGCGTACCCAAGATTGTTCGCGCCTTCATCGAGAAGGGCGGAGTTCCAGGCCACCTTCTCGAATGGCACGGCCACAACGATTTCCACAAGGCCCTCATCAACGCGACAACTGCATGGCTCTTCGGGTGCGGGGCAGTCAACGGCACCCTTCTCGGCTTTGGTGAGAGGACTGGCAACACCCCCATCGAGGCCCTGCTTATCGAAAGGATCGCCCTGAGGGGGTCTAACGACGGGATCGACACCCTTGCCATTACAGAAGTGGCTGAATATTTTGAAAAAAAACTCGGCTATCACATCCCGCGGAATTATCCCCTTGTGGGGGCGGATTTCAACGCCACGAGCGCAGGCATCCATGCCGATGGTCTGCTCAAGAACGAAGAGATCTACAACATCTTTGACACGAACAAGATTCTCGGCCGTCCCGTCTCCGTCATCGTATCTGACAAGTCCGGGACCGCAGGGATCGCCCATTGGGTGAACACCCACCTAGGGCTTAATGGAGAAAATGCCATTGACAAACGTCATCCGGGCATAGTGCGCATTTACAAGAAGGTCATGGCCCAATACGAAGAGGGTCGTGTGACATCCATGTCCCATGACGAGATGCTTGCCCTCGCCCGCAAGTATCTCCCCGAATATTTCCCGTCCGAGTTCGATTCCTTCCGGGCAAAGGCGAAGGAGCTTGCCTTTGATATCGTAGCGAATCTCGTGGAGCAGCCTGAGATCCGCACCATGAAGGCAGAACTCATCGAGCCGGTCCTTCGGAGGGTGATCGACGACTTTCCCTTCATCCAGTTCATCTATGTGGTGAACATGGACGGGCGAAAGATCACGGAAAACGTGACCCGAATAGAATTCCGCGCCAAGTACGCAAATTTTCAGCTTGATGCCGATTTTTCCGACCGCGAGTGGTTCATCCAGCCTATCGAGGATGGAAAGGTCCACATGACGGACTTTTATACCTCGAAAATCACCGGTGCCCTCTGCGTGACCGTCTCTGCCCCTATTCGGGATGACAAGGACGAAATCATCGGCGTGCTCGGTATCGATATCCGCATTGAAGATCTTGCCCGGATGGGACAAGAAGAAGAATCCTGA